One Falsihalocynthiibacter arcticus DNA segment encodes these proteins:
- a CDS encoding flavin reductase family protein, protein MTISTDLFRQTMSLFPGAVTLVTVGQGDNRRGITATAVCSVTDTPPSLLVCVNRATDTCAEITRLKSFSVQLLDHTSDDIALAFAGAGGLKGAQKFSVGVWEETDRGLPQLTTAVASVCCELSSYSDIGSHRVFIGEIKNSALEVGDALIYARAQFGRAQATV, encoded by the coding sequence ATGACAATTAGTACCGACTTATTCCGCCAAACCATGTCTCTTTTTCCTGGGGCTGTAACGCTTGTTACTGTGGGGCAAGGCGACAACCGGCGTGGTATCACGGCGACGGCTGTTTGCTCTGTAACTGACACCCCGCCAAGTCTTTTGGTCTGCGTCAACCGCGCGACCGACACCTGCGCAGAAATCACCCGCTTAAAAAGTTTTAGTGTGCAACTGCTTGACCATACCTCTGACGATATCGCCCTAGCCTTTGCGGGTGCAGGAGGGCTAAAGGGTGCGCAAAAATTTTCCGTTGGGGTGTGGGAAGAAACGGATCGAGGATTGCCGCAGCTCACCACCGCCGTTGCTTCAGTGTGTTGTGAACTGAGTTCTTACAGCGATATAGGAAGTCACAGGGTCTTCATCGGAGAAATTAAAAACTCTGCCCTCGAAGTTGGAGATGCCTTGATTTATGCGAGGGCACAGTTTGGGCGCGCACAGGCAACGGTTTAA